One Mesotoga sp. UBA6090 DNA segment encodes these proteins:
- a CDS encoding PRC-barrel domain-containing protein, whose amino-acid sequence MENRIRWGAKAISSDGKDLGKVIRVVIHPKSNEVTHVVIEKGIFNRVAKLVPITTVFFAAPDEVRLKIESKDVETLQDYEETFFVSGEEIENLESGVTPVYWLRPVGDYAELYPLPPLNTSINVPKDSKSLEPGCDIVTAEEKTVGRVRSFVLNDEGKITHLIGECGSFGSKSKKLIPIDWVEEIDECKVRVSASSVMVEKLPEMD is encoded by the coding sequence ATGGAAAACAGAATCAGATGGGGCGCCAAAGCGATCTCTTCCGACGGCAAAGATCTCGGAAAAGTCATCCGGGTGGTTATACATCCCAAGAGCAACGAGGTTACTCATGTTGTAATAGAAAAAGGAATTTTCAACAGAGTGGCAAAACTGGTGCCGATAACGACTGTGTTCTTTGCAGCTCCCGATGAAGTAAGATTGAAGATTGAGTCGAAAGATGTTGAGACATTGCAGGATTACGAAGAGACGTTTTTCGTCTCAGGTGAAGAGATCGAGAATTTGGAGAGTGGGGTTACTCCGGTGTACTGGCTGAGGCCGGTTGGTGACTATGCAGAGCTCTACCCGCTTCCACCACTGAATACGTCGATAAATGTTCCAAAAGACAGCAAGTCTCTTGAGCCAGGGTGTGATATAGTTACTGCTGAGGAAAAGACTGTGGGAAGGGTAAGGAGTTTCGTTCTGAATGATGAAGGGAAGATAACTCATTTGATAGGCGAGTGTGGTAGCTTTGGCTCAAAGTCGAAGAAACTTATACCTATAGATTGGGTCGAAGAGATTGATGAGTGCAAGGTTAGGGTTTCCGCATCTTCGGTGATGGTGGAGAAATTGCCGGAAATGGACTGA
- a CDS encoding chromate transporter, which translates to MKSMNPFRLFWIFVKVSSFTIGGGYAMIPVIKEFIVDKYKIMKEDEFLDVIVTAQTVPGVIAINTAMILGSRLAGLWGAFFAVLGASLTPFFIILVIATFFTDFADLPVFKGFFAGARVGVTVILANLSLQLLRKSLKRYFVLMVIAAGTVAIVFFNISSIWILLLCSILIYIIDRRLAR; encoded by the coding sequence ATGAAGTCAATGAACCCTTTCCGGTTATTCTGGATATTCGTCAAGGTTAGTTCATTCACAATTGGCGGCGGCTACGCAATGATTCCTGTAATAAAGGAATTCATTGTCGACAAGTACAAAATTATGAAGGAAGATGAATTCCTGGACGTAATTGTGACTGCCCAGACCGTGCCCGGAGTGATTGCAATAAACACGGCAATGATTCTGGGCAGCAGATTGGCTGGACTATGGGGCGCTTTCTTTGCAGTTCTAGGAGCTTCATTGACCCCGTTCTTCATAATACTTGTCATCGCAACATTCTTCACCGATTTCGCCGATTTGCCAGTTTTCAAAGGTTTTTTTGCTGGTGCAAGAGTTGGTGTAACGGTAATCCTGGCAAATCTTTCTCTCCAGTTACTCAGAAAGAGTCTGAAAAGGTATTTTGTTTTGATGGTAATCGCAGCTGGGACAGTGGCCATTGTTTTCTTCAACATATCTTCAATATGGATTTTGCTCCTTTGCTCCATACTAATCTATATTATTGACAGGCGGCTGGCGAGATGA
- a CDS encoding chromate transporter — protein MILIELFWSFFKIGFLAFGGGYGALSLIQDQIVNINKWMNLEEFLTLISISQMTPGPIAINSATFIGYRIAGVPGSVCSTVGVILPSVFWIFLILKALKILSQWIDTGEVFNALRLGIIALILSATLRIGIESINSIFSLILGIFAFLILYKFKLSVIWIVLGTGLVGVIWTVLLPL, from the coding sequence ATGATTCTCATAGAGCTTTTCTGGTCATTTTTCAAAATCGGCTTTCTCGCTTTTGGAGGTGGATACGGCGCTCTCAGCTTAATTCAGGATCAGATAGTCAATATAAACAAGTGGATGAATCTTGAAGAATTTCTTACGTTGATCTCCATCTCACAAATGACTCCAGGCCCAATAGCTATCAATTCTGCAACTTTCATAGGATATCGGATCGCCGGAGTGCCTGGATCGGTTTGTTCTACAGTTGGAGTTATTCTTCCAAGCGTATTCTGGATTTTTCTGATACTAAAGGCTCTGAAAATTCTATCACAATGGATCGATACGGGAGAGGTCTTTAATGCCCTAAGGCTCGGAATAATTGCACTGATCCTTTCGGCTACTTTAAGAATAGGGATTGAGTCTATCAACAGTATTTTCTCGTTAATTCTTGGGATATTTGCCTTTCTCATTCTTTACAAATTCAAGCTGTCTGTCATTTGGATTGTCTTGGGAACAGGTCTTGTCGGTGTGATCTGGACCGTACTACTTCCTCTTTAG